In Rhizoctonia solani chromosome 7, complete sequence, one DNA window encodes the following:
- a CDS encoding chromosome partition — translation MDNTMLGINAARNLHLFDNGFLQMIKKPPTTMVDPNGNIIDDPILTNLPCDSSSGNTNQTAPNPVPFDAELMGLLGNRKALTFIECMCNTFESQTEDLWGQWEEATKKLMQENIHARSPTIQYCEKGKFMKCKDVIIKQMDYGIWDAEVVLMNQKGWNLSDNMACLLKYRLSAITKMHMLWFNTPSLLLLHLMQMGALKDCKVL, via the exons ATGGACAACACTATGCTTGGTATTAATGCTGCTAGAAATCTGCACTTGTTTGACAATGGTTTTCTTCAAATGATCAAAAAACCACCTACAACTATGGTTGACCCCAATGGCAATATCATTGATGATCCTATACTGACCAACCTGCCATGTGATTCATCCTCTGGCAATACCAACCAAACTGCCCCAAATCCTGTACCTTTTGATGCTGAACTCATGGGATTATTGGGTAACAGGAAAGCACTCACATTCATTGAATGCATGTGCAACACATTTGAGAGCCAAACTGAGGATCTTTGGGGGCAATGGGAAGAAGCCACCAAAAAGCTCATGCAGGAGAACATCCATGCAAGGTCCCCAACAATACAG TATTGTGAAAAGGGCAAG TTCATGAAATGCAAAGATGTTATAATCAAGCAAATGGACTATGGCATTTGGGATGCAGAGGTTGTGTTGATGAACCAAAAG GGATGGAATTTGTCAGACAATATGGCTTGCCTGCTCAAGTACAGACTGTCAGCCATCACAAAGATGCATATGCTATGGTTCAACACCCCCTCATTACTATTGCTTCATTTAATGCAGATGGGGGCACTGAAAGACTGCAaagtgttataa